In Rhodopirellula sp. P2, the DNA window TTGTTCTTCTAGCAAAGATGGGTCGCAGAGTTCCATGTCGATGGCCAACTGAGCTGCCATTTGCATCCCAATCGAAACCGCTTCGCCGTGCAGACACACTCCATAGCCCGCGGTGGCTTCGATCGCATGTGCAAACGTGTGCCCGTAATTCAAGATCGCTCGTCGGCCAGAAGTTTCACGCTCGTCTTCGGCAACCACACGGGCTTTTGATTCACAGCTTTTCCCAATCGCATAGCGGAGCGTCTCGGGATCCTTCTCGATCATCCGCGAGGCATTGGTTTGCAACCACGTGAAGAATTCCGCGTCTTCGATCACGCCATACTTGATGACTTCCGCCATGCCACTGATGAAATCGCGATCGGGCAGGGTTGAGAGCGACTGCGTGTCGATCCAAACCATCTGAGGCTGCCAAAAACTGCCGACCATGTTCTTGCCGCCGGGCAGGTTGATCCCGGTCTTGCCACCGACGCTGCTGTCGACCATCGAAAGCAGTGTTGTGGGAACCTGCACGAATCTCAACCCGCGAGTGAACGAAGCGGCAGCGAACCCAGCCAAATCGCCCACGACCCCGCCACCAACCGCGACGACAACGCTGCGACGATCTGTCCCGGATTCCAACATCGTGTTCCAAATCGACTCCAGCTGCGAAACCGATTTGCTGGTTTCCCCCGACGCAATCGTGATGCTGGTGATTCGGATGCCAGCCTGCGAGAGCTGTTGCTCGATGGACTGGGCGATCGTGTTCGCCACGGCAGCATCGTGAATCAGAACCACATGCGTGCAGTCGCCCACGGCGTTTTGGAAGTGCTCGGCAAAATGGGATGGCTCGGCGGAGTCGGTCAGCCCCGTGGTGATCCAAATCGGGTAACTGCGTTCGCCAAGCGAGACTTCGATTGATTCAATCGGTTCGGTCATGAGGTCGATGGGTTGGGGCAAAGTTGGTTGCACGGTTAGGATAGTGTAGCCGGTGAGCCGTTTTCACGGCATGCCTCAGCGGGCCTCCCGATCGTGGACTGGTTCTGCTGCTTTTGTCTCTCACGAATTGTTTTTCTTTGATGAACGAAAACGAGTCGCCCGCCGCGGATCCTCATGCGGACAAATACAACGACCCGCGGGTTGTCGTCACTCGAGGCCAAATCGGGGCCTTGGTGGCGATCGTTGTGGTGGGTGCGATCGTTGCCGTTCTCAGCATCGCTGCTCGCCGAACCAAGCTGGTCAAGACAACCGAGTTCTGGGGGCCCGAGGTGATCACCGCGATTCAATTGGGCGACCACGTTGAGCTGATTCCCGGACCGGGCGCCAATTTCAAGCAAGTCGAACTGACCGCTTTTCCGGGACTCGGGCACCTTCGCAAAGCGTTGTTGGAACAAACCCATTACCAATGGGAGACGGTCAAACCGTTGTCCGTCGAATCCTTGGTGACCGCCGCCGCCGACATCGATCCCGATCAGGCGGTGGAAGCGTCCGCCGTTGGAACCGATGAAGAGGCTGCCCAGCCCATCGTTGTTCGACTGGAATTTTCAGACCCCCACTACAAACGAGTCCCCCCCGCATCGATCGATCTCGAATTGGCCAGCGGAACCATTGGCCCAGCCGATGGATCCAAGCGAGTGATGGTCACTGACCGGGTTCGCCCCGCGCTGCGACACCAACTGGGATTGCTGATGAAGGTCAGCGAACTGCGTTACGGCCAACGAAAAATTGCCGAGGACGAAGCTGCCAAAACGACGGAGTGATTGCTTCCGTCGCAGCGGCTTGTCTTGGTGCCACCACCCCGCCCAGCCAGGTCGTTTGTTTAGCCGTGTTCAGCCAAGCCAGGGCCATCGCCCTGAAAATGAAGGCAGAAACCAGCTGGTTTGGGCAACCGTCAAGCTCACCCCCAATGCAGCGGATTCAATTTGACCGATGCTGATCAGCGGGTGAAGAATCGGTGTGAGGAGCGGTTCGCAACGTTCCAATTTCAACGCAAACCCAGCCACAAAATCGCGATGACTGCGAGAACATGAATGATCGCGGCAATCGCGAATTGAACTCGATACGAAACCTTTGCCGTCTTGTGCCTGAGTTTCTGTCCGGCGAGGTAGCCTCCGGGCCATCCGCCCAAGACGCTGGCCAGCAACAAGGTCTTTTCCGGGATCCGTTGGGTCCCGGCGCGAGCGGCTCGTTTGTCGATCCAGTAGAAAACCGCGGTCAAGACACTGGCAAAAAACGTTTCAGCGGCGATGATGAGTGCGAGCGTCACGGACAGTTTCTCCGAAGGCGTGTTCCATTCCCGCTGCATCTTGCCGCGGGTTCGTTCTCTCGATTGTTCTTCGCATGTCATCACGTTCACGGAAAGCCCGCTCCAAAGCCAAGTCCCAACGAGAAGGCAAAACCGCGTTCAAAAACTCCGATGCCGGCTCGTTCGGCGATGGAATCCTGTCCGGGAGCAAGCACAATGGTTCCGACTCAGCCAACGGTGGTCTGGCCAATCTGAACGTCCCGTATCCCGATGGATTGCCGACGGATCGCCCGCTCGACCCAGAAGACTACTTCGAACAACTCGCCATTTGGTTGGATTTAGAAGCCGAGGCCGAACGAGCCCGCCTCGCCAAACTGCGTCAGATTCGGTCGCAGCGTGACGCCGAAAGCACCGGCCAAGCCATCGTGGGTCTCGACATGGTCGATTACCACACCGGATTGGCAGGACGCTACCTGCTTGATCTGGCCAAACCCGGCGGGAAAGACCTGCCCATGAACCGGCTGAAGGTCGGATCGCCTATCGTTCTGTCGATGGACAACGATCCCTCCGATCAAGGCATCGCGGGTGTCGTCAGCCGTCGAAAAAACAACTCCATTCAAATCGCGACCGACACGTTTCCAATTCGAGATGAAGACGACCTGAAAAAGAAGAAGGGCGTTGGCAAGCATGGGAAATCAGTCCCACGCCCCGCCGTTGTTTCGGACCGCTTTCGCTTGGACATGTCCCCCGATGAGACCACCCGGCTACGGCAACTTGCCGCGATGGCCAGAGCTCAAGAAATCCGAGGCCGATCGGGCAAGCTTCGGGACGTGTTGCTAGGGATCAAAACACCTCGCATCGATGGCAACCCAATCGACACGCACGACATCGATCCCGAGAGCTTTCAGTTTGAACTGAACGACATTGACTTTCGAACCGAGCTCAATCCACCCCAGCGTGACGCCGTCGCATTCGCGATGATGGCCGATGATGTGGCGATCATTCACGGTCCGCCCGGCACCGGCAAAACAACCACGATCGCCGAGATCATCGCCCAGTCTGTTGAACGCGGCGAACGGGTCCTCGCGTGTGCGGCCAGCAACACCGCCGTCGACAATCTGCTGGAACGTTTGGTTCGCTTGATGCCCAATGTGGTTCGCGTCGGTCACCCAGCTCGCGTCTTTGAATCACTGCAAGAACACACACTCGATGCCCTGGTCGAATCGGATCCGACCAGCACGGTGATCAAAGACCTGCGTCGCGAACTCGATCAAGTCCTGCGAGAAGCCAACCGCCCGAGTCGCGACAGTGGCGGCCGAGAACGCAAGCAACGCTCCGAACTTTTCAATGAAGCCGGGCGTCTTCGCGGCATGATCCGATCTCAAGAACGCAGCATCGTTCGTGCGGTGATCGACCGCGCCGATGTGATCTGCACCACAACCACCATCGACGAAGAACTGCTCAGCGACCAGTCCTTCGACTTGGTCGTGGTCGACGAATCGTGCCAGTGCACCGAACCGGGAATGTGGCAAGCGATCCTCCGAGCCGACCGATTGATTTTGGCTGGCGACCATTGCCAATTGCCACCGACGGTGTTGTCCGATGACGCCGCACGAATCGGCATGCGTGACTCGTTGATGCAGCGTTTGGTGCATCGGTACGGTGAGCAAATCTATCGCCGACTGACCGTGCAGTACCGCATGAACGAATCCATCATGCGATTCAGCAGCGATCACTTTTACGACAGCACCTTGATCGCGGACGCTTCCGTCAAACGGCATTTGCTGTGCGATTTGCCGGACGTCGAAGAAAGCGACTTCACCCGCGAACCCTTGTTGCTGATCGACACTGCCGGTGCGGGCTACGAAGAAGAACTGGAACCCGACGGACAAAGCAAACTGAACCACGGCGAAGCCAAGGTGATCCTGCAAATGGTCAAACAGCTTGCTGAAGCGGGAGTCACCGGCGACCAAATCGCGGTGATCGCGCCGTACGCCGCCCAGGCTCGCAACTTGCGAATGCGACTGGATCTTGATGGAATCGAGATCGACACGGTCGACGGATTTCAAGGTCGAGAAAAAGAAGTGGTGCTGATCACGATGACTCGTAGCAACCCCGATGGCGAGATTGGATTCCTGTCCGACCAACGCCGCAGCAACGTGGCACTCACGCGAGCCAAACGGAAACTGATTGTCGTCGGTGACAGTGCGACGCTGTGCAGCCACGACTTCTACTCAGAACTGTTCCGTTACTTCGAAGACGCGGGGGCCTACCACAGCGTTTTCACGCTGGAAGGCCACTGATTCATCACATCAGTCACTGCTTGTGACGCTCGACGCTTCCAAGACAACCGAAGGCGCATTCAAGGGTCCGGCGAAAAGTGCGTTTGGCTCCATCGTAAATTCAACGATGGACAAACCGTCGTGAGCACAGAATGACGGAGGTTGATCTCAACGGCTTCGACGAACCCGTTGGATCAATCCAATCCGATGGCCCGACGTTGTTCGGCCAGTCTAGCCCGAGACTGTTTGGTCAGTAACAGTTCCGCTGGTGATTGTCTCGAGGTGACCATCAATAGATCGGTGTCACCAAGAAGGTGCAGATCGTTTTCAGGATGCGTGCCCGTTGGAAGCATTCCCATTTCGCGTTCGCTCGACAGATCCCAGAACCGTATCAATCCCTCTTCACCGGTTGTGGCCAGCGTCCGT includes these proteins:
- the aroB gene encoding 3-dehydroquinate synthase, producing MTEPIESIEVSLGERSYPIWITTGLTDSAEPSHFAEHFQNAVGDCTHVVLIHDAAVANTIAQSIEQQLSQAGIRITSITIASGETSKSVSQLESIWNTMLESGTDRRSVVVAVGGGVVGDLAGFAAASFTRGLRFVQVPTTLLSMVDSSVGGKTGINLPGGKNMVGSFWQPQMVWIDTQSLSTLPDRDFISGMAEVIKYGVIEDAEFFTWLQTNASRMIEKDPETLRYAIGKSCESKARVVAEDERETSGRRAILNYGHTFAHAIEATAGYGVCLHGEAVSIGMQMAAQLAIDMELCDPSLLEEQTAVLSAAKLPLVWKDADPERMLPVMSHDKKVSHGKLRFVLPDRIGHVAMVGDVPTDKVIAAINSAHL
- a CDS encoding DUF1294 domain-containing protein, which translates into the protein MQREWNTPSEKLSVTLALIIAAETFFASVLTAVFYWIDKRAARAGTQRIPEKTLLLASVLGGWPGGYLAGQKLRHKTAKVSYRVQFAIAAIIHVLAVIAILWLGLR
- a CDS encoding IGHMBP2 family helicase, whose product is MSSRSRKARSKAKSQREGKTAFKNSDAGSFGDGILSGSKHNGSDSANGGLANLNVPYPDGLPTDRPLDPEDYFEQLAIWLDLEAEAERARLAKLRQIRSQRDAESTGQAIVGLDMVDYHTGLAGRYLLDLAKPGGKDLPMNRLKVGSPIVLSMDNDPSDQGIAGVVSRRKNNSIQIATDTFPIRDEDDLKKKKGVGKHGKSVPRPAVVSDRFRLDMSPDETTRLRQLAAMARAQEIRGRSGKLRDVLLGIKTPRIDGNPIDTHDIDPESFQFELNDIDFRTELNPPQRDAVAFAMMADDVAIIHGPPGTGKTTTIAEIIAQSVERGERVLACAASNTAVDNLLERLVRLMPNVVRVGHPARVFESLQEHTLDALVESDPTSTVIKDLRRELDQVLREANRPSRDSGGRERKQRSELFNEAGRLRGMIRSQERSIVRAVIDRADVICTTTTIDEELLSDQSFDLVVVDESCQCTEPGMWQAILRADRLILAGDHCQLPPTVLSDDAARIGMRDSLMQRLVHRYGEQIYRRLTVQYRMNESIMRFSSDHFYDSTLIADASVKRHLLCDLPDVEESDFTREPLLLIDTAGAGYEEELEPDGQSKLNHGEAKVILQMVKQLAEAGVTGDQIAVIAPYAAQARNLRMRLDLDGIEIDTVDGFQGREKEVVLITMTRSNPDGEIGFLSDQRRSNVALTRAKRKLIVVGDSATLCSHDFYSELFRYFEDAGAYHSVFTLEGH